GTCTTCGCGCTGCACCATCATCGCCGAGACGATCACGAGGTCGCACCACAGCCAGTCGTCCTCCGGCTCCTCGGCGACGTTCCTGTCGTGGAAGCGCAGATGCCATTGCGGTGGCAGCAGGGAGGCCACCGTGAGGATCCCCAGCGGCGGGATGAACGCCTTCACGCCGGCCATCTCCAGGAACCGGTCGAACGACCAGAACGTTTTCGGGAAGTGGGGATAGAGGAGGAGGGCGTTCATCACAGCGGCAGCACGATGGCGATGGCCCGGCCGTGGGTGCCGGTCCGTTCCGAGTATTCCCCTCAAACGTAGGCAGCCGGAACAGAATCACGTTTCCACAACACATTTCTTGCCTCCATTTCCCGGCCTTTTGCTGGAGCGGAAGTGGTACTCTCCGCCCGTTCTGGGTGATGCGATCCTGCGCCATCAATGCAGCAGCTTCACGGCGAATCTCCGGCTCTCGGGTCTTTGATCATCTCTGCGATGGACACGAACGCAGAAAAAAGCGCCCCCGCAGGGGCGCTTGGAACGGAAGGCGAAGGACTGGAGATCTGACGCTGACCGCAGGGCGATCAGTAGTCGAAGTCGCCGCCCATGCCGCCACCGCCACCGGCGGGAGCTGCTTCCTTCTTCTCGGGCAGGTCGGCCACGATGCACTCGGTGGTGAGCACCATGCCGGCGATCGAGGCGGCGTTCTGCAGGCCGGAGCGGGTCACCTTGGCGGGATCCACGATGCCGGCGGCCAGCATGTCGACGTACTCACCGGTGGCGGCGTTGTAGCCCTCGTTGAAGGGCTTGTTGCGCACGTGCTCAGCGACGACGGCGCCGTTGACGCCGGCGTTCTCAGCGATCCGCTTGAGCGGGGCGGTGAGGGACGAGGCCACGATGGTGGCGCCGATCAGCTCCTCGCCGGAGAGGTTCGCAGCCGCCCACTCCTCAAGGGCCGGGGCCAGGTGGGCCAGGGTGGTGCCACCGCCGGGGACGATGCCTTCCTCAACGGCCGCCTTGGTGGCGTTGATGGCATCTTCCAGGCGCAGCTTCTTGTCCTTCATCTCGGTCTCGGTGGCGGCACCCACCTTGACCACGGCCACACCGCCGCTCAGCTTGGCCAGACGCTCCTGCAGCTTCTCCTTGTCGTAGGAGGAGTCGGTTTCGTCCATCTGCTTGCGGATCTGCTCGCAGCGGGCCTTCACCGCCGCCTCGTTGCCTTCGGCGACGATGGTGGTGGTGTCCTTGTTGATGGTGATGCGGCGGGCGGTGCCCAGCATCTCCAGCTTGGTGTTCTCCAGCTTGAGGCCGGCGTCCTCGGTGATCAGCTGACCGTTGGTGAGAACGGCGATGTCCTCGAGCATGGCCTTGCGGCGGTCACCGAAGCCGGGAGCCTTGACGGCGGCGACGTTCAGGACGCCGCGCAGACGGTTCACCACCAGGGTGGCGAGGGCTTCCTTCTCGATGTCCTCGGCGATGATCAGCAGGGGCTTGCCGGTGCGGGCGATCTGCTCGAGCACGGGCACCAGATCCTGCACCAGGCCGATCTTCTTGTCGGTGAGCAGGATGTAGGGCTCGTCGAGCACCGCTTCCATCCGCTCGGTGTCGGTGGCGAAGTAGGGCGAGATGTAGCCCTTGTCGAAGCGCATGCCTTCGGTGACCTCCAGTTCGGTGGTCATCGACTTGCCTTCCTCGAGGGAGATGACGCCCTCCTTGCCCACCTTGTCCATGGCATCCGCGATCATGCGGCCCACTTCTTCGTCGTTGCCGGCGGAGATGGTGCCCACCTGGGCGATGGCGTTGGAGTCGGAGATCGGCTTGGCGTGCTCCTCGATCTTGCCGACGAGGAATTCGGTGGCCTTGTCGATGCCCTTCTTCAGGGTGATGGCGTTGGCGCCGGCGGCCACGTTGCGCAGACCCGCCTTGACCATGGCGTGGGCCAGGACGGTGGCGGTCGTGGTGCCGTCACCGGCGGCGTCGTTGGTCTTGGAGGCGGCCTGACGGATCAGGGCCACACCGGTGTTCTCGATGTGATCCTCCAGTTCGATCTCCTTGGCGATCGTGACGCCGTCGTTGATGATCTGGGGAGCGCCGAATTTCTTCTCCAGCACCACGTTGCGGCCCTTGGGACCCAGGGTGACGGCAACGGCTTCGGCAAGGATGTCGATGCCCCGTTCGAGCGCCCGGCGGGCTTGCTCGTTATAGATGATGCGTTTGGCCATGGAAGAAAAAAGATTGCTTGGTGGAAGGTGATGCCGACGGAAACGCCGTCAGATCAGTTGACGACGGCCAGGATGTCCTTTTCGGACAGGAGCACGTACTCGTCGGTGCCGAGCTTGATGTCGGTGCCGGCGTACTTGCTGTAAAGCACCTTGTCGCCGACGCCCACTTCAGGGGCCTGACGGGAGCCGTCGTCGTTGCGCTTGCCGGGACCGATCTGGACCACTTCGCCCACCTGGGGCTTTTCCTTGGCGGTGTCGGGCAGGAGGATGCCACCGGCGGTTTTCTCCTCCGATTCGGACACCTTGATGAAGACGCGATCTCCGAGGGGTTTGACCGTGGAGACGCTGAGAGAAACGGCAGCCATGAATTGACGCGATGGATGGACGCGAAGGCAGCGACGGATGACGGCCGGGGCCGGCGCGTCGCTGGGATGGGGCGAGTTGGCACTCGCGCCCTTCGACTGCCAACCTAGGTGGCGCCTCCGCTGTGCCGCCATCCCCGGGCTGTGCGGGTGACCGAACCGCAGGCTGTCAGGCCCCCTCGGTGGTAAGGTTGCGCCGCTTCAGACGGGTGCAGGATCCCGCTGGCACCCCCCCTTCCTTCCTTACCTATGGCTGCTGCCGCTCCCGCCGTCCCTGGTACCAAAGGCACCGTGCGCCAGGTGATCGGCCCCGTGCTCGACGTGGAATTTCCTGCGGGCAAGCTGCCCAAGATCTTCAACGCCCTTCGCATTGAGGGCACCAACTCCGCCGGCCAGCAGGTCGCCCTTACCGCCGAGGTGCAGCAGCTGCTGGGCGACCACCGGGTCCGCGCCGTGGCCATGAGCAGCACTGACGGCCTGGTGCGCGGCATGAGCGCCCTCGACACCGGCGCCCCCA
This genomic stretch from Cyanobium gracile PCC 6307 harbors:
- the groL gene encoding chaperonin GroEL (60 kDa chaperone family; promotes refolding of misfolded polypeptides especially under stressful conditions; forms two stacked rings of heptamers to form a barrel-shaped 14mer; ends can be capped by GroES; misfolded proteins enter the barrel where they are refolded when GroES binds); this encodes MAKRIIYNEQARRALERGIDILAEAVAVTLGPKGRNVVLEKKFGAPQIINDGVTIAKEIELEDHIENTGVALIRQAASKTNDAAGDGTTTATVLAHAMVKAGLRNVAAGANAITLKKGIDKATEFLVGKIEEHAKPISDSNAIAQVGTISAGNDEEVGRMIADAMDKVGKEGVISLEEGKSMTTELEVTEGMRFDKGYISPYFATDTERMEAVLDEPYILLTDKKIGLVQDLVPVLEQIARTGKPLLIIAEDIEKEALATLVVNRLRGVLNVAAVKAPGFGDRRKAMLEDIAVLTNGQLITEDAGLKLENTKLEMLGTARRITINKDTTTIVAEGNEAAVKARCEQIRKQMDETDSSYDKEKLQERLAKLSGGVAVVKVGAATETEMKDKKLRLEDAINATKAAVEEGIVPGGGTTLAHLAPALEEWAAANLSGEELIGATIVASSLTAPLKRIAENAGVNGAVVAEHVRNKPFNEGYNAATGEYVDMLAAGIVDPAKVTRSGLQNAASIAGMVLTTECIVADLPEKKEAAPAGGGGGMGGDFDY
- the groES gene encoding co-chaperone GroES → MAAVSLSVSTVKPLGDRVFIKVSESEEKTAGGILLPDTAKEKPQVGEVVQIGPGKRNDDGSRQAPEVGVGDKVLYSKYAGTDIKLGTDEYVLLSEKDILAVVN